Genomic DNA from Maylandia zebra isolate NMK-2024a linkage group LG17, Mzebra_GT3a, whole genome shotgun sequence:
TTATCCTACTATAAAGTTTCGTTacgtaggggagaccggggatagttgtaacatttttgacatttctgtctgtaaattggagctcttttaaggtagtggattcaaaatgtaatgcaaagtatttacatgtctcggctattaaatagtgcagctattttctctgcagcacaattacccattgcatggtatggtctcaaacacgaagagtgaaatgttacaattaaccccatagtctgggttagttgtaacatatcctggggtaaaatgtaacacaatgaaataagggtactaacaaaacattaacatgtaatctttgtttattcaacacatgaatgcacttagagccatttatgtagctctgtgtgtgtgtgacagaatgcagaaatctagcttttgaacatattccaaccccccaaaaaagacaaattatggaattttctgcaactgaatatttaattaattttggttggtcttccttgagtttggcctcattggctcagtgggcattataacctacaactctgaagctgaaaaaatgtagttgttcaccagcatcgcaattccattactttttatcatggcttacctaggtgtggtttgcaaagtgcttcagaaagatgaggaaatctgtttcttgtacccatcctgatttatttccactaccagtacttcctactggtccatctctgacacagaggtctgcataatgtatgtgtgggaacacaaacagtggaggaattgtgttgccaatggcattaaccacatatacaaaagcgaccagtgaacctctctctgctgatgtcgttgccccaactcgtttaatataagttaaagtaatagtgtggtaagttgtaacatctgcattattgttacaactaacccagactcctatagccatgaactagctaacattacagccaacggctaaaacattagcactaaagacctacacagaatatatccccatagacatacaaataacataatttaagtttgatgagtttaactgcaaagcaaataatgctattagaaattgaaataaagtagaaaaacttactttttggcatacaaattactttttttcgtgttaaattgtctgtgtttgacaaaatgtgctgatttttcacatgtgatagcagaactgaattgggcatgcacaggatgagtcacatcatttgaaacttagaaattggaagtgttacaactgacccacgttacaactatccccggtctcccctatagCCACTATAACCTGTGGGCAGTGTGTCGTAATATTCTCGTATCCCGTCGTTGTTTCTGAACTTGGTGAACCTTATGGTGGTTTTAAAAGTGGTCAATGCTCTAACGAAGCCCAGTATATACCTGCTTGATTAATGTTCTGAGTAGTTTCTCTGGACTTCAGGAACTCcagtcttttcctttttcttccctCCGGTTGTGGACGCGCTCTTTTGAGAGGCATTGAACCACATTAAACAGCCTATTCCTCCGCAGGTTCACCGCCCACCGACCCATCGTAGTTTGCTTTTGACCGGGTTATGAATTGAGGAGAACTCGCTTCAACACGCCTTCTCTTTACTTCTAGACTTTTCATTACTCCTGAACGCGCtcgcgtgtgtgtgtccagctacaaatgtgaaatgtttgtgtgtaagACGTGGTAGCATCGCCTTTTATATTTGCTGACCAAAAGAGAGAGGATTAGGCGATTTTGAAGCACTCACCTTTTATTCAAACAAATTATTCACTTCAGCTAGTCAAAGGAATCTGACCCACGTGAACTTTTTTTGTAGGGTTGATTGAGGTTTTTCCAAAACGTTCGACCCCCATCACGTCTTTCAACTTTGTTCGCTTATTGCGTTTAAACGCCCCAGAGTAATCCCTCtactaaaatatattttatatatacagtttaaacactgaaacactgtCCTGATTACATTTCACCCAGACATAAacgtaaataaataaacacttttcatttttaatttaacttaGTAAAATGTCCCAACTTGATGGACCGTTTATTAAACGCTGATCAGAGAGGGGGAAAGGGATTAGAAAAGGTATTAGCTGTGTTATTCCGGAGGTGATGCTTAAAATGGTCACCAGAGATAATCTCTGTCTATCTAACAAGTTTTTGCTCATGTCAAATCCCAGTGAACAACAACCTCATAGTCCTCACAGGTGTTAGAAGTGGTTTGGCGTTGAAAGTTCACAGTGTTAAATAGTCATCTGATTTTCTTGCACACAATCACCGGTGCATAATGTATAGAGGACTGAGGAGGGGAGGGCAGAAGAGGGTTCTGAGGTGAagtgggggtgagagaaggaggaggagtgtatacgagagagtgtgtgtgtgcgtgagaaaGAGATAGTGGTGGTAGTAGTAGAGTGGCCGTAAGGGGACAGGAAGGGCAAGGAACAGTCGCTTTGCTGCTCAATTAGTTTTTTAATATCCTTGTTAATCTTTTCTTGAGGCAAAAACGGGATCGCACTTTTTACTTTtgtacttttgttttatttattttatcataagGCCCTGGATTTCTCCAGGGAGAATTCATATCGCTCTGTGCGTAAAATCCAAACTCATACCAAAGTATTTTACGCACGACTTAGACCTGGGATTTCAGCGAATAAACTGGATTATTTGACCTTTAGGAAAACGTTAATGTGATTTCAGATTACCCAACGACAGTAAGGTCACCTGAAAATTACAATCTCCGTCTTTttattggatttttaaaaattgcttttTGTAAATATAGTTGATCAAACTAGAGACGAGAGGATACAGCAGGCAGAAACAAGTGGTCGGTAGGAGCAGATTTCGTCGTACTCAAACCCGCCGCTTTGCCTCCCGTCAGGCCTCTAAAAAGACTGAGCAGGACGACTCCTCATTCACTGCTCATGTCTCCTCAGCAGAGCACTTTCCCGGCGTTGAAGCGGCGGACCATGGACAACAGGCCTGTCCGGACAAAACGAACCGGTGCCGTCCGACATCTGCTGTTGGCTGCCGCCTTCCTTGTCTGCAGCTCGCAACTGCTGATGGTGGACGCGAACTCGTGGTGGTAAGTAAATGATTGCGCACTGGTTTGCACTGGTTTCTGAAAGTTATGGTTAGTAGAGTAACGGCGACTAAAACGTGGGTGAGTGACCCTCCCCAAATTTTGTGCCGTCAAGAGAGCAAATAAGAAAAACATCAGATTCGCACAATAGACCAATTTTTGTTGATTTCTGTCATGCTGAAGCATAATGAATGGAATTTCTTTGAGCCATGGCTTCACTTTGTGCTGCTTCTTGCatctgtgcttgtgtgtgtgttttgggggttAGTTTTGCGTGGTGCGCTAGTGGTGGGACACTAACAGTGAATGGAACAAATGTGAAGGCTCTGTCACAATATTTACTCTGGCTGAGCCCCAAATGGCATTGCATGGCGGGCTGCTGCTGTGCCTACAGGATCGCAAATTAGCCACACTTGTTCTTGACTTACAAAAACTTACTGCGGTGGCCCAGTTCAGGGTGGCTCTGTGGAATGATACTCCTAGAGGTCAGAATGAAATTACAGGACCAGATGTCCATCTTAGAAGTCTAGCCGTTAAAACAGCCTGAGATACTCAGTAGTTTGCACTCATGTTCAAGACTAAAAGGGAAACTTTCATAGCCCAGGTGATCTGAATAGATTATTACATGATTTTTCTGTGTTAGGCAGTCAGATTTGAAAGGAAAGGAAGTGGCTGCAGAGATGTTCACCAGAAGACTCTTATCTATATTTTATTGGCCACTTGTACCAATAAACCCAGCATGTGTCTGAATTTTTGCCCTCTGCTGTGCTGACCTCTACTCACAAAGGAGTCACAGATTCCATAAACTCAGTTTGAGGCATTTCTGTTTAAATTTCAACATCTACGGTTTTTTAGTTGAAATGACCTCTGTCTCTCAGGTCACTCGGTCTGACCCCGATGCAGCGGCCAGAGATGTACATTATTGGAGCTCAGCCTCTCTGCAGTCAGCTGTCTGGTCTCTCCCAGGTAAGTTAGTATCTGTGTGCTTTGGAAACGATTCTCCTCTAAGTCaacaaggcttttattttgttagaatAAAAGCATATCTCAGTTTTGCACCTCTGATTCTtctgcatgattttttttttttaagaataagCCTTGATCTTCTTGTCACTTCCTTTTCTGTACCCTTTTGCAACCTAACTGGGGAGCTGGTCGAATAAAAGCGCAATTTCCCTGCAGGTACCACTGAAATATAAAACTGTTAACCAGCTAATGTCTGCTAATCTTATCTCTGCTGCTGCAGGGTCAGAGGAAGCTGTGCCAGCTGTACCAAGACCACATGACCTATATTGGAGATGGAGCCAAGACAGGCATCAAGGAATGTCAGTACCAGTTCAGACAGAGGAGATGGAACTGCAGCACAGTGGACAACACTTCAGTGTTTGGGCGGGTCATGCAGATTGGTGAGTTTACTGTAActgaggagggaaaaaatgtgattaaaagGGCATGACACAGCCTTTAAAAGCTCTCAGACAATATGAGACTAACAGCAAATTACAATCTTgtgttttcagttctttttcTGGGATTTTATCTTTTCAAAATCTTATCACCAACTATTCTATAAATGCTTACATGTGCTTGTTTTGTATGTCAGCTCTGTTTCTGTTGCTTCTTAAACACAAGATATTTCAAACTGAGCTCCTACCATCCTAGAAAATTCAGATTACATGTGTGTGGGTTTTATGGCCCTCAGTCAAAGCAGACAGATAAAGAAATGTCAGCGGCACCACAGCTAATGTGTGATGGCCTGTTTCAAAACACCATATAAGCAACAGATAACAGAGGCTCAGCATCCAGCCAAAGGCTCGTTTTCAACTACAGCTCTTACTTCATTGTGGCAGCATATGTCTCCTCTCTCTTATAGTTTTAttctggtgattttttttttaagattatcagttttaaaaagaagatttattccaCTTTTTGGTCACATTATATAAAATAGGTAGCTACAGgttttgattacatttttttagccTGTAATTGTATCCAATAAAATATGGCATATATAGATATGAGTTATGTGGTAAAAAGATGGGTAACTTGAGGTGAAATAGCACAGTAGAAGTGGAAAGATTGTTGTTTGTTAGTGCAGTGGCATTAAGATTAGCATAAAAGACATATCACATAAATAGTGTTAAGCCAGATGCTACATATAacatataaatacacataaaacacacacatatatataaggacagtgtaaaattatttttagtgATATTAAGATGTCAAATTTTTTCTCATTATAAAAAGTGGTGTCATTAGAATATAATATGTGTGTAAAATAAATGTCCTTCAAAATGTTCCTATTTCCGCATTTTAGGCATGATAATGCCAAGCGCATGCTGTTCTATTTAAAGAAATCGACCATTAACAATCCCaagaaattataaaataaagagaaacagaactCAAATTCAGACTGAAAAACCTCATTAAAAATCCAACATATGACAACATCTGAAATATTCACTTCGACCCAACTATTACCGTGAAAAAAGCCGGTATACTTTACGCAGGCGCACTAAAACGAAAAATGTAGTCCTTCGATCAAAAAGACGGGGAAAAGAAGCAGTCACAAAGGAAGACTTCAGTAGGCATAAAACAGGAAAGGCATGTACGCTTTATGCATATCTCCAGTATTTTAATAAACAGATACCCGGAGCGCAGATTTTCGGATCGATAACTTTCGCGTCTAATTCCCAGCAGGCGATGTGGGAATCGCCTCATCAACAAGTATGTGCCAAATCCGCTGCGGGCTCTCTCACTCTGCTTCCATGCCTGTCTTTCTGTTGACAGTCTAGCTCCAGGTTTATATGGAGGTGTTAGTCGGTCCATTGTCCTGCGGCTCTTCTTTTGAAATGCACTGATGAGCTGACACCGAGCCGGCAGATCCGGACCTGCTATTTGAAGTCTAGGCTCCGCAGTCTCATAAAACCACCCGCTCTCTATCTCCCTGTCTTGTCTGGCTTTCTTTATCCTGCTGCATAATATGAACGGATATTTGCATGCATACCTTCCTGTCTTGACTGGCTGCTGTTGTTTCGGGGCCACAGAAATTGTCTAATATAGAGACCATTGTGCGCTATTTAaataaggggaaaaaaggaaagtgaAAGTTTTGCGTTCTGTATATTAGAGTAGGGCATAAATACTAATAAATGGTTTGTATGTGTATAAGAATAATGTGAAGTAgggtaatattaaaaaaaaaagctgcaataTTGTAGCTGTAGAGACCATGACAGTAAGGTGATGGTGAGAAAGACAAAAAGCACATTTTgtttaaatctttatttaaattGAACTTGAAGGTAAGCGCTGTGTAAGGTTACTCTTTAAATAAGCACTGTTGTAGCAGCTTTATGCTGGAAGCAAGGACAGAGGGTGTAGAGATCACTCAGTAAGGTCGTGCATATGGTATATTTTAAATACAGATATTTTGCCCTTTTCAAACACTCATATTGAAGCTAATCATCTCAGTGAATGCTGCCTCTACCAGGAAAAGCACTTCAAAGCTCCTTGTTATTCTCATGTAAATCATGGTGTTTCAGAGCACTTAGTCTCCACCTGTCAGGCCGTTGTCCTTGTCCTTGTCACTTCTTTGTGCGCTGAAGTGTGTATTAATGCAGAGAATAGGACAAGCAGGCTGTCTTGTGTATTCCACGTTGGTGTTAGTGAATGGAAATCATTAATATGGACCAGTCTGTGAAATGTATTGCACCCAGGCCACTTCAAAGAGCGACCAAGACTGTAAAAATACAGTTGTTTATTAGAAGCTAGTCGCATTTAAGCAAACTCCTTCAAAGTGCATTACTCTGGCTGGAAATTATGTAAATTGTTGTGAGATGACCATCTACAGTAAATGCACAGTGTGACAAACATTCCCAGAAGTTTCTTCCATGGATTTTTGTCCAGCTCCTTTCTTCTTATTCCTACATGTTATCTCCTTTAAGGGTCAGTTCACCCAAATTACACAAACAGATTATCTCTGGAGCCATCGAGTCATGCAGACAGTTCggttttatttgcttttaggATATCCATCACTCAGATTTCTGCTTTTAGCCCCATACAATGGTGAGGATACAGCAGTACAATTCTTCTGAAAgttctttatttgtttattttttcaactAATCTCTCTTCTTTAAAGTAAAAAACTGTGGGAAGGAATGTTTCAGATGTATTTCCTTTTGGCTCTGAGCTCCACGAGTTCAGTTTTTATCGCATGAGTGCTGCAATGATGATTTGTAATCTGGTAGAAGTAACTCTTTAACGTTATGGTTGAGTAGCCAGGACTTGGACAGATATACCCAGAGGCCAACCACATGAGGAAAACTGATATGCTGGAGAAACCGATATGTTTACATCATCAAATGCTGCACGTGCATGATCTGGCATTTAAAGTTGTGGAGTTAACCAGGTATGAGGTCAGGGCCTCAAATCACTTCTATTGTCTATTGTTAGTTCAAGTGGGGTGTGGGGCTGttagctgtgtgtttgtgtgtgcgtatgtgtgtgtgtgtgtgcgtgaaagagagagagagagagagagagagagagagagagagagagagagagagagagagagagagagagagagagagagagagagagagagagagagagagagagagagagagagagagagagagagagagagagagagaaggggttATTTAGCTGTGCAGCtacctgtgtttcctgtcagtgatGTGACAGCAAAACTGCAGCTTTACTGTGTGTCAGAATTCACGTGCTTAACTCCTGTTTTCCTTCCTCCATCAGGCTCCAGGGAAACAGCCTTCACCTACGCCATCAGCGCAGCCGGTGTGGTCAATGCCGTCAGCCGTGCGTGCCGCGAGGGCGAGCTCTCCACCTGCGGCTGCAGCCGCGCCGCTCGCCCCAGAGACCTGCCGCGCGACTGGCTGTGGGGTGGCTGCGGTGATAATGTGCATTACGGCTACAGGTTTGCTCGGGAGTTTGTCGACGCCAGGGAGAGGGAGAAGAATTACCCCCGAGGGTCACCCGAGCATGCCCGGATGCTGATGAACTTGCATAATAATGAAGCAGGGAGACAGGTATGGGACAACGAAAAAAAGCTTTATCTCTCAACAAAACCATCGCTGTGTTAACTTTCCCAAGGTTACTGTTGTCTTCTTCATATGTTTCCCTGTCAGGAATGTGTGTAAGCTGAGTGGGCCTCTGATTGCCTGACCGGGCAGTATTTATATGCCTGTGTATGTGGGTTATTTATTGGGAGGGTCCAAATGGTATACTGGTAACGCCCTTGGAGTCTGGCGGGGCTGACAGGTCAGAGCACATTCCTCCGGTGTAACACACAGGCACATACACAGACATACAAAAATCCAACACTGAGAGGGGCTTTAAAGGAAATTTTACAAGACATTAAAAACAAGAGAGACAGACTCAAAGCTGGGGTGGTATGATGGTCATTAAGCTTCCTTTCCACTCCAGTTACTGAACAATGGCAATGATGGTGATTCAACAAATGGTCTAGTAACTGAAGTTATCTGGAAGGTTCTCAGGtagggagagaaagaaacctcttgcctttctctctctctcacacacacacacacacacacacacacacacacacacacacacacacacacacacacacacacctacaccttTCTCGTAAACTCTCCATTTGCCCATTCTGGTGTTCCCTGGAACAGGAGAACACGTTTATCTTCACTTAGAGAAGCTTTGTTTAAGCTGTTTACAAGACAGAGacgctgcctgtgtgtgtgtgtgctcacctCAGCTTCATTTGATTTGTGTATGAGACGGTGAGCCTagttttgtgcatgtgtgcgtcagaggtcaaaggtgagGGTCTGGAGAGGTTGTGTTTCTGCTGAGAGTCCCTTTGGGGCTCTACGAGAGTATATGAGGGAAAGATCTACTGCTGCAGCAACCTTTCACACGCACAGTTCAGTGACATACGCATGCTTTTTTTGAATGACTTTTCCTCCTGTCTCCCGTTTGATCCTTTGCTTTCATTGTTGTCTGTCCATCGAAACGGAAGAGAGGCAAAGGGAGAGATGAAAAGGAGGAGAGCCACAGACAGGAAGAcagtttctctccttctctctatCCCCCCGGCCCCACCCTGCTTTCTGTCTTTCTATCGTGGACACGCTGGTTTGTCCTAAGCAGGATTTGTCTTGCTTGGTTGAACAAGGCAAACCACAGGGCTTTTGTGGAGGTGACAGcggtgtccgtgtgtgtgtgtgtgtgtccatgtgtgtgtgtgtgtgtgtgtgtgtgtttgcagcctcATTTGATTTGTGTGAGCGGTGGACAACGTGGTCGTCCGTGTGCACAAACGTCTGGAGACAGAGACACAGGGTGAGGGATGGACCTCCGTCACACTTCTGCGACTCTCAAAGACTTtcgcacacttacacacacacagacacacacacacaaatacacacgcaGAGAGCTACTAACTTCCACTGTCTCCACATAAATCAAATGAGGCAGCGCTCGTTACACAGACCCAAAAAACAGCCAGACATACATTCCCGGCCTTTTTTGAGATGCCTCTGCTCTGAACACACAAGATCATTTTCAATCACTATGTCAGCCCCCGGGTCCTTTTGTTAAAGGGGGGggggatacacacacacaccacacacacacacacacacagacacagctccTAAACCCCTAACCCTGTCTGAGTAAAAACCTATTGTGCCTGACACAGAGACTGTGTCTCCACCACGGATcactgagcgtgtgtgtgtgtgtgtgtgtgtgtgtgtgtgtgtgtgtgtgtgtgtgtgtgtgtgtgtgtgtgtgtgtgtgtgtgtgtgtgtgtgtgtgtgtgtgtgtgtgtgtgtgtgtgtgtgtgtgttcatcaggTCCAGTGTCACTGTGCCTAGCAGGCATGACCTACCAAATAGCTCAGTGTGATGctggacacacacatgcatggtTTGGTTTGAGCAACATGAGGCTATTGGCAGGTAGTAGTATGTAATGAAAAGCTCTATACATCAAACAATGATGTTCAGAGTAATGAAGGAAATGAAACAAAGTCACAAAATTAAGCACTGGCTGTGAAGAAATGTTAATTGGGAAGATTAGCACAGAAAAACATAGTAATGGCCTCCCCATCCTTGTTACGTGAAATGTTACTGTCGCTGTAAACATGTCATAAACCACACAGTCGGGAGTCTCAGTGAAAACAAAGGCTCGTAAAATTGGCAAGGAGTCATAAAACATGAGAATTTCCTCCTTTAAACTTATATCTGAAAGTTTTTCTTAATTCTCAGAGTCCCATTCTTCTGAAGCTACAACACATTTCTGAAAGGTTGTATTATATGGCCTTTCTATTTCTTCTGTTCTTTCAGTTTAAGTTAAACTTAAGAACGTATCAAAGAGAGAATCACCAAAAATCATTTTACCCTTCCACAAAATGACACTGTCCCCTGTTCCCCGACTGACGGGGGGTCACTGAGGTCGGTTCATGGGATTGGAGGGTGCCGAGTGCTATGCCTGCTGGGCAGTAAAGTAGAGGAGAGGGAACAGGGGTGGAAGGTGGGGGTCGCTGGGGAGGCTGTTTGGGACGCCGGGGTTAACAGAGGTGAGAAGGTAATTGAGATCAGGCAGTGTGAGGAGACAGAGTGATGGGTTTCGTTTGTCTGAGGGTGAATCGGGGGAAATCGGGAGTCAGAAGAACTCGATTCGGCAAGAATTGCGTGGAGATGCGCTGGAGTTTGTTTAAGTGGTTGTAGGTGCTTGCACAATACCAAGAACAATTTGTACTTGTTTGTGTGTCTATGCTTGGGGTGTGGGTGTgggttgtttggtttgtttataTTGCAGTTTAATTGACCTGGTAAAGCTGCAGGGGTGAAGGGCTCCCCCTAAAGCCcactgctgtgaggacaataaATCTTAgatttcctgttcctgttttTCTAACAAGGCCAAACGCTGTAAAGTAGGAGCTGTTTTATcttaaggaggaaaaaaaagcttgttcATGTGTTTAAATCAATAATTGTCATGTTCCAATTATTTTCAAGGGATAGTTTTTTATATGGGAACTATGTGGGAAAGACTACTTACAATAGAGGAACATTTCCTCCAGTTAGCGGGCCTTTTATTCCAAGtcagctgtttgttttactttggtgGGGTCATGTTGACAGCAGCGTCGAAGAACAGCACatatggagaaaaaaatcattttctttgctttccATTTTCCCTCCTGTTTATCTGTTTCACTCTGCGTTCATTGTATAGCCCACCTAACAGAGGTTTCTTAAATAAACAGATAATTTTGCCTCCACAAAGCCAGTTTTGGAGAAAAtgttgcagtgtgtgtgtgtgtgtgcagcaacGTTTGTGCAGCAACGTTTGCACAACTCAtctcttctttatgttttgggGTCTTTTAATTGGCCGTTCCAACAGTGTAGCAGCTCCATGATGCTTTTTTATGTTCCCCTCTCACTATGTGCTCGCTGTAATGATGAGAGCTGAGCAGTTACAGATTTttaccactagatggcagcagCTTAGCAGCAAATCGATTGTAAATCTGCACCACAGAGCTGGAGCTAAAGCTGCTGACCTGGAGGTGAGACTGAAGCATCACAATGACAGGTATTAGGAGGAAAGAGAAACATGGGTTATTTTGCTTCAGCTTGTGCATAGTAATCCCTCCCACTGCACTTATCTTAGTGTattttactgtatatagtaacctTTAGTAGTATAGTATGTagactatttttctttttactaatATCTCTTTATTCACTTTTTCTTCCTGTGCTTTGTGAATTTCCCCCATGTGGTAGTGTAGTAGTAGTGAAAATTTATTGTGTAAAAACTAATGTggagttttggggggttttgatCTCTGTATACATTTTGattatttaacatttatatcTTTTTTCTATTACTCCAACAGGCGGTTTACAACCTGGCTAATGTGGCCTGTAAGTGTCATGGAGTTTCGGGTTCCTGCAGTTTGAAGACCTGTTGGCTCCAGCTGGCCGACTTCAGACATGTTGGAGAGTTCCTGAAAGAGAAATACGACAGCGCAGCAGCCATGCGGGTTGGACGCAAGGTACTAAATCCATTCATGTCTCTGTCTCCTCCCTCAGGAGCCATTTGAAGTATTGCCTCTGCTAATTCTGTCCTTGATCCACCAGGGAAAGCTGGAGCTTCTAGACAAGCGCTTCAACCCACCCACCACTCAGGACATGGTCTACATCGACCCCAGCCCGGATTATTGCCTCCGCAATGAGACCACAGGATCGCTGGGCACCCAGGGCCGACTGTGCAACAAAACCTCGGAGGGCATGGACGGCTGCGAGCTGATGTGCTGCGGCAGAGGTTACGACCAGTTTAAGACCTACAAGCACGAGCGCTGCCACTGCAAGTTCCACTGGTGCTGCTACGTCAAGTGCAAACGCTGCACGACGCTCGTGGATCAGTTTGTGTGTAAATAGCGCACTTCAGGATTTGGAGGAGGCGGCGGTGACGACTAAGGGCGCCGGAGGTGACGGGACGGTGATGTTTCGAGAGTTTTGTTCAGGATTAGACGCACAAAAATCAGATTTCTGACAAATGTCCTCATCTCCCACCATTTCACATCAAGCCAAgcaaaaagcaataaataaataaataaaaactgcataGCACCTGTGCAGCATATTTTTTGGAAGTAGATAACACATCAATGGATGGAAAGGTAGGGCAAAAGACACCTCGGATTTTTATTTCCCCCCACCCTCTGTCATCGCTTTCTGCTGTCGTCCTGATCACAATCATAAAGGAAACAAGCAAAGCTGATGGACAATGAATGATACTGAGGATGATCTGTGAGAGGAGATGTGACTGGTgtgagataaaaaaataaatatataattaaataataaataaatacacaactcTTGATTGCTATTTAAAGAGACTCAAATAAACCCAGGACACAGTTTGGACCCCACCCTTCAGAGAAATCTATTGATGCTTTGGGAAAAGTGATCACTTGTGTCACCATTGTTTGTTGTCTGACCTTTTAACCCTGCGAGAGAGATTCTGAGATTTAAGAGATGTGTTATCATGCACGGCAGAAATGCAGAAAAGTTCCGATTGGTGGTGTAAATAAGGTAGGAAATTAATCAAAAAGATGAATAAATGAAAAGTAGGAATACACAAATGCGCGCACAAGCTGCATCTGTTTCTGTTTCACAACACAGTGAGGTTCAGGGAAAAAAACTCTTCAAAAGACTAAATGCACCACCTGTTTTGTACAAGTAGCAGCAGAGGGTGTAGTTGCTGCTGTTCCTTGTATCATCAAAGCAGTAATCCTGCACCCGTGACCTGACAAGTGTGACTATGCAGGTTAATGAGGCTTGGTGGTTGAAGCCATCGTGACACCACGGCTGTTTAAACAAGCAGCTCACATCGGCCGTCCGGCTCCGTGACCTTCACGTGACAGCAAAGTGAGCGAAACCTCCATTAGTGAGATTAATGTGCTGTACCTGCCTTAATGAAGCCACACTGAGAGACACGTTCGCTGTGAGTGGACATCTTCATCTTGCGTTGTAGCGCAACTCGATAAGAGCAGCAAACAGCCCCCGTGGTGTCGACTTAGCAGTCCTGTCGTAGCGTGATTTTTAGCCTGTTTCTATTGGCTCGGTTGTGATACAGATGTTAGATGC
This window encodes:
- the wnt5b gene encoding protein Wnt-5b isoform X3, with protein sequence MDNRPVRTKRTGAVRHLLLAAAFLVCSSQLLMVDANSWWSLGLTPMQRPEMYIIGAQPLCSQLSGLSQGQRKLCQLYQDHMTYIGDGAKTGIKECQYQFRQRRWNCSTVDNTSVFGRVMQIGSRETAFTYAISAAGVVNAVSRACREGELSTCGCSRAARPRDLPRDWLWGGCGDNVHYGYRFAREFVDAREREKNYPRGSPEHARMLMNLHNNEAGRQAVYNLANVACKCHGVSGSCSLKTCWLQLADFRHVGEFLKEKYDSAAAMRVGRKGKLELLDKRFNPPTTQDMVYIDPSPDYCLRNETTGSLGTQGRLCNKTSEGMDGCELMCCGRGYDQFKTYKHERCHCKFHWCCYVKCKRCTTLVDQFVCK
- the wnt5b gene encoding protein Wnt-5b isoform X2, giving the protein MPALKPSTFPALKRRTMDNRPVRTKRTGAVRHLLLAAAFLVCSSQLLMVDANSWWSLGLTPMQRPEMYIIGAQPLCSQLSGLSQGQRKLCQLYQDHMTYIGDGAKTGIKECQYQFRQRRWNCSTVDNTSVFGRVMQIGSRETAFTYAISAAGVVNAVSRACREGELSTCGCSRAARPRDLPRDWLWGGCGDNVHYGYRFAREFVDAREREKNYPRGSPEHARMLMNLHNNEAGRQAVYNLANVACKCHGVSGSCSLKTCWLQLADFRHVGEFLKEKYDSAAAMRVGRKGKLELLDKRFNPPTTQDMVYIDPSPDYCLRNETTGSLGTQGRLCNKTSEGMDGCELMCCGRGYDQFKTYKHERCHCKFHWCCYVKCKRCTTLVDQFVCK
- the wnt5b gene encoding protein Wnt-5b isoform X1: MPALKPQSTFPALKRRTMDNRPVRTKRTGAVRHLLLAAAFLVCSSQLLMVDANSWWSLGLTPMQRPEMYIIGAQPLCSQLSGLSQGQRKLCQLYQDHMTYIGDGAKTGIKECQYQFRQRRWNCSTVDNTSVFGRVMQIGSRETAFTYAISAAGVVNAVSRACREGELSTCGCSRAARPRDLPRDWLWGGCGDNVHYGYRFAREFVDAREREKNYPRGSPEHARMLMNLHNNEAGRQAVYNLANVACKCHGVSGSCSLKTCWLQLADFRHVGEFLKEKYDSAAAMRVGRKGKLELLDKRFNPPTTQDMVYIDPSPDYCLRNETTGSLGTQGRLCNKTSEGMDGCELMCCGRGYDQFKTYKHERCHCKFHWCCYVKCKRCTTLVDQFVCK